From the Syngnathus typhle isolate RoL2023-S1 ecotype Sweden linkage group LG22, RoL_Styp_1.0, whole genome shotgun sequence genome, the window AAGACACAGTTATTGCGCACTGCATCAGACCTGTTCCTAATAATTTGACCCGACGGGCGTTCATCAAAATAAAGCGGCGGCGCTCAGATGTTGTAGTATTGTTTGATAGAGTAAATGTTAAATATAAGGtgacaaaaatataaaatatgttaAATGAATATCACTCATTACTCGTGTAAATGTTTCGTTGCAGCTCTCAATACATACATGCAGCAAATATTAAATAACATGTCCGATGAGTTTTCCATAGAaacctttttttattcatgtacaACCTTATCCAACGTGTCCAAAACATATAGGCCTAGCTCATCCGAGCGTTGTTCAACACGGTGCTATACCCTGTTTCTCCTTTCTCGACATAAAAACCATCACTAGCATAAACTTGAAAACATTTGTAAATACAATACACTGGCACCATGTACTGTATAATCTTATAATTAATGCGCATTCTTATTGATAAAAGTAGAAGAAACTTAAGGTGGGAATAAATATCTCATTACAAGAAGCAACTAGTCATTGCAGGTACTTTTGCTCAAAGGATACAAGTTAGCTTAAAAGTTCAAAAAGCAATGGTATAaactttgatttcttttttgtttaagaCTATGGACATTCTAAATATAGAAACATGTATCTGTATTACAAACATACCAcctgtgtggaaaaaaacaagtaTTACAAATACGAGTACTGTGTtagtgtgtatgtttttttttgccttcttatGACAACACAGCTGAAAAGAAAACTATAGCCACGTGTCGAAAGCAAAATTACGCTGTAACAATCCGCATTGGCACGTCTTATGTCCACCTACAGCGCACAGAAAGAGGCTCGTGGTTGTCTTGACGCCAATCACACCTTGCAAGACGCAGAAAAACAAGCAACTTACTgcacttcttaaaaaaaaatcagttcttGGTATATTTAAATGAGGTCGGATGTGATAGCtaaagtgaattaaaaaaaggcaaaataaaatgcacatttgGACTGTCTTGTGCTTATTTAAGCTTTTTTTGTAGTGTAGGttactgttttttttagcaatgaTTGACTATATTTACAGTAGGGTGCAAAAGTCTGAGGTCACTGCTAGTTGAGATAATGTTAATTTCTTGTCCatgtgaataaataaaagacaCACCTTAAATGGACGtctaatttgtggaaaaaaaaagggtcttcATTAGGGCGTCTTTAAACTATCATGCATTTTGGGGAAGGTGACCCAGTACTTTTGCACAGTACCTTACGGGAATTTGGCATGACAAGTTGAAGAGTTTTGGCACTGTTGTTGTTTGCTAACAGCCCTTCCAgtgccggctctacgcagggccaagagggggcaacgccccctcaaacagatgtcctgccctctcgaatcaaacttttagaagtgaaaaatccgctgatagaaacacacgttaatcagccccctctcttctctcatgtcggtgcagtgtgtgtcctccctcacacagcctgctgtcaggactccgcgcccctccgtaaacatccaatcactgtgagtatgcaaatgaggcaagacgcagccagagagtgtcaagttacagtcagcgcggtaggagttgaaagaagcagtaaaaactcaaCCAAACTCGTCGtgatgacccgtgatataactaatgattaacgacaactcaaataatagttaatataacattcatattatatgttcCCCCCCTGAGAGgttgccaccttattgtggtcagggggtttgcgtgcctcagtgaccctaagagcaataccagcagaagttttaatcttcaggtgggacacccaagctggacaggtcttagtgtagaggcctgacagagtgcaatccacttctccaggttgagatctggacacacagctaacaactgccgtgaagaaaacactaacagtgttaaaaatgtgtaaaaaaaaaagaacatgccccctcacatttctgactgccccctcttatgtgcattcctagaaccggccctgcTTCAGACATGGGCTGTgtttggattgattgattgattgattgattgattgattgattgattgattgattgattgattgattgattgattgattgattgattcattcattaattcattcattcattcattcactccgTAATCATGTcagtatatataaataataactgCCCAAGAACAGTTCAGTTGCATTTAACTTTTAAGCACTGTATACTGTGTGTTTGAGGTACAGAACAACTTGTTTAGTGCACTACAAAGTGATTCCGAACACAGCCATGTTCTTCTATGTGCGTTTTTAATGTACACCTAATGACAAAACACAAGCAAGCAAAATGGCGGCGGTAATAAACAAAGAAGTAGGAGTAGTCAAAGCTTGCCAAAtgtgcacctttttttttttttttttgctctcacaGTGTCGAGGAGCTGTGTGCAAAGTCTCGGAGGGCTTGGGCGGTGTAGTGGGCCCCCCCCAGAATAGACTCGATGGAGGGGGACCCCGAAGCGGAATCCTCGGAACACAGCGAGTCTCTGAAGGGGGACGGCGGGGACAGGGCCGGGGTGTCGTCCAGGGCCAACTTGTgcccctctgccccttcctgcTTGGCATCATACATGTAATCGTGCAAAAGGTCCAGCCGCTCATCTAGGGGGGCCCCTTCCTGGAGGGGCGTCGCCAAGGGGAGCTCCGTGAAGATCAAGGAATCGCCGGCGGGGGGGACTGGGGCATGTGAGTGGTGCGTTTCCACTAAGGGAGCGTGACTGGGGTGGTGCTTGTCGTCGCCGGGCGGGGCAGACGGCGGCGGCTCGCGCGGGGGCGGGCGGGGGTCTGTGCCAAGGTCACGGGCGGCGGTGGCGGTGTGGGGCTGACAACTGTGGGGGTCGGGGGTGTTAGTTAGGGGTCGGATGACCGCCGTCTGATTCAGGCCGGCTTCCTGTTTCCTCACATGCACAGACAGTCTGTGCCACACATTGCCCCCGCTCGGAGGGTGTCTTGCACCTGATTCAGACCATGACACAGACTTGCCGTTAGAACTACAAACGAGACAAAGACTCAAGTTACCATCTCGGGGAGGGGAAACAAGGCGGTCGCTCCagaaaagcaacaaaacaacatgACTGACATTTGCTATAGCTTCCGTGATTCATAATGTTTGCGCACAGCATTATGATCGCCCCGTTGTCAACTTTTGTACTCATGAGATGAGTTCGATtttagttctttcttttaattggTAATAGAAAATCTATAAGTGAAAAGGTGActgattcatttttgttttcatctcaCGATACACAACTCACCTACTACATTTATAGTGCATTTAAAGTTCATTCAGAAATGCCGTTTCAATTTAATCAGAGCCAAATACAAACTGAAACATTAAAATCTGTGATAagataaataaacatttgtttacTTTTTCTAATTACCAATTGAAAGTGGAAAGAGCAATGACACCCGCACTTAATGAGTCGGCTAAAATGGATGCACTGTCGACTAGCGCTGCCTAGGAGGGAGTTAGTGCACAAATGTTGGAAGGCTGACACGCACGCTGTGattaccgtgattttccatgcataatgcgcaaaatttaactaatttattgtcctaaaatctggggtgcgcattatgcatgggtacaacaatttttgaagaaaatctccttcgaaataaaacttgaaatcacacctttcttcttgttcgcgcatcgcattcagccatcacacttagtcagtaaaattcataattgacgacacatcgtttgatgcgatgatgcaatccttgatggtgtgttattgtcaaaaattgtttgttttttaatctccatcgcagaccggatatcatacggaggccgccatgacagtatgcgcagaacggatgcgcaagacacgtcagctatataaagagcgagagttcagttctctacctattactttcaattcacagtttagttagcagtttcaatcaccaaataacaaaatgcgtattacaggtaatattttatttcacaacactttgccttgttccttttttaatctccatcgcagaccggatatcatacggaggccgccattaaagatgcgcagaacggatgcgcaagacacgtcagctatataaagaacgagatttcagttctctacctaaatgcgtattacaggtaatattttatttcacaacactttgccttgttcctttcttctctgctgttcacttcaaacacgttccatacgaacacaatgctctcgtatcagactcgtatcagacgcttgctcgatcacctgctcgtttgctgtcacaatgtaccctacacaaatctgaaacatttctacgctatcgagtttgctagtgcatgcgcagtgatactgaccggcagtataacatccggttgttcccaaagatgatcttttttctgaaataattttacgtttacggacttaagtaagagtcaaaatttgggtgcgtattatacatgggtacaggcttttttccagcatcgacatgccatttttatggtgcgtattatgcacgggggcgtattttgcatggaaaatcacggtagtCAGTCAGGGTCGTTCATGCTgtgataaataaaatatgagCTTCATTTGTGGTCCATGGGAAGCACCAGGGGGCGCTGTCTCCTTCTTGTAGGGCCACATCACAATATGCCAAGTTCTCGCATGTTGTGACGTCATTGTGTCCCGCCAGACCATGGGACTCAAACATGTGGCACGGGGGGCCATGTGCAGCCCACGGGATGACACTTAGTGGGCCCTTACTTAGTCTCAAACTTTATTGGAAGTGCAGTGCTTGATTCGTTTCTTAGGTAAGGGTTGTGAAAAACAGCACAAAAGCACAACGCCAAAGCAAAATGTCCAGCATTAGTTCTTTGCTAGGTTACCAAGCTAACTAACCAAGCGGCTAACAAGCTAACTAGCTGGTAGCAAATAGCTATGACACAGCTGCCAGTGCAGCGCTCAGAAGGTGAGACACATTTTCCGACAGGCTGCTTATTTAAGAGCGTTAGAGGAAGACGGCATACTGTAGCAGCCGAGGTGAGAGACAACATAGAGACGTTAACTCCGCCCAACTCCTTACTTCACAAAAGTATCCTTGTGTCACTGCTGTAAATCTCAAGAGAGTGAATCTCAAGCCATCTAAATCTCTAGTTGACGTGAGCAATTTGTATTACTGTAAATCCTGTAAAAACGTCAGTTACAGAGTTCAAATCCAGCTAAACTTAGCATCAATGTCTTATCGATTAGCTTGTTTTTCCTAAAATTTTGATTAGCATAGAACAACACTGGAAAGTACAGTAGACAATTTGAAATCATGAACGCTCAAAGGATGCATTTAGGGAGGCACAAATATAGCGTATGTTTGAGTGTTCATCGTAACGGTggcgccttgagatacaagttcaATTCATTCCGAAACCACACGCAACGCAAATCatcttttcccattgaaatgaatacaaatgttATGAATCCGTTCCAGCCCTActtcataaacaaaaaaaacatctcaaggcaccactgtacttGGAATAACAACTCAAGAGCGTACTCACTTGGCATTGCCAGATACGGCCTTCTTCCTGCGGAATATGTTGAAGAAGCTGTTGGTCCCGCATGCCGCGGCCGACTTGCCGTCCCCGACGTGCATTCGCACCACGTCGGATGTGGTGAAGGCGCTTCGGACGTTCCTCTCGGGCTTGGCGATGATAATGTACATCTTGGGCGTGAACATGCAGCCCAGCGCCACAGTGACGCTGAGGCTGACCGAGAAGGAGGTGGTGATGATTTTGTAGTTGGAGCCAAAGTAGATGGGCACGAAAGCCAGCCAGATGATGCAGGTGGTGTACATGGTGAAGGCGATGTATTTGGCCTCGTTGAAATTGGCCGGCACGTTGCGCGTCTTGAAGGCGTAGTAGGTGCAGCTCATGATGAGCAGGCCATTGTAGCCCAACGGCGCCACCATGCCCAAGTTGCTGGTATTGCAGATAAGGTAGACCTCGCGGATACTGGGGTACGACTTGACCGGTTCGGGCGGTTCCAGGATGATGAGGGTGACCTCCAGGGTGAGCTGGACGCTGATCAACATGAAGGCGATGACGACCTGCGCCCAGGCGCTCATGAAACGCGGCTTGCGGGTGCAGATCTTCTTCTTGCTGCCCGCCAGGATGCGAGCGATGCGGTTGGTTTTGGTCACCAGCGCCGAGTAACACATGGCCGACGACAGGCCCACCAGGAGGCGCTGCAGGTAGCAGGAGGCGACGGTGGGCCGGGCGATCAGGGTGAAGGGGCAGATGTAACCCAAGAAGATGCCCGCCAGGATGATGTAGCACAGCTCTCGGCTGGAGGATTTCACCACGGGGGTGTCACGGTACTGGATGAAGATGAAGGTGACGAAGGAGGTGATAAGGATGCCCACACAGGAGAATGCCACCGCCACCATGGATTCCACATCAGCCCAGTCCAGATATTTCAGAGGCAATGGTTGGCAGCCTGGAAAGCAAAACGGGCCGGTTATGAGGTGTCTCCAACGCCGAAATTGGAGCTAAGTCGCGGTTTCGCATCTTTTTACCCGCCAAATCGTCGGCTGGCCACCATCCCAGATCACAAGCCTTGCAGGTGAACTCATCTAGGACGATCTCATTTTCCTTACACGTGGTGCAGATCCAGCAGCAGCTCACTTCGCCTTTCCTGATCACCTGCGAGTACACAAACGAGCCGCTCGCGTCACCTCGTCCCAATTCATCAACTTGACGAATGTTGCTACGGCGTTTATAGGACAAGGACGtctgctttttttgggggggggattcgGCACCCGCGCCGGCTGTTAGCGGCAGCGCTGTGAAATGGAAAGCAGGGTGATAAGTGGGTCAGGATACAAAGTGAGGAGAGGATGCATCCTCCCTCAGGGTAACTTAGTGTAAATTTTACTCAAAACAATCAGCTCCAGATGAGCAAAATCAGGGCATGTCCCAAAACTAGTAAAGGACGCGAGTGTTTAAATAAAGATGATTCTTCGGATAGAACGGCTACAGCAGCAGATGGAGCCATATTGAGTTTAGTTtgagtatattttttttccactaatggaaaaaaaaatgtgttgtttATTCAACTGGAAGATTATCAGATTTCTATTTGAGGAAACAGATTGGTGTGACACCAACTACCCAACAAATGGGCAAGTGTGTCCTTGGACAAAGAGAAACAAGCAGTGTCACTTTAACAGCCAAGGAGGCTTTGGATGATTACCAAAGAGAACAAAAGCGATGACTCACtattgcccaaaaaaaaaaaaaaaagcatcaagcAGTGACAAAGGTGCCAATTGAAACACGGGTATGTATGTACGGAAGAGAAAcgaagttaatttaaaaaaaaaaagtcatggctCATACCTTGATTTGACCTTTGGAGCAGGGGTCACTGCACACCGAGCGCACCATATCACTGCTGTTCATCCACAGCTTGTTGTCGTCGATACTCAGGACGCCTTCGTGCCAGGAGCCCACGTTGATGTAATCGTAGCGGCCGTCCTCCACGTTCTGCAGATTCATAATGTCGTACCTGGAAGGTCCACACCACCAGGTTAGCCGAATTTTTAATTTCACTTTCTGAAGCCACGTGAGAAACTGGCGGACGGCGGCTCATTTTAACGTCCAGCTGACAAAAGAATGATACGCTGGAGCATTTTGACTGTCAAACGCTATCCGTTCGACTAAAGCCAGATGAAAGTGGACGATGCGCCGTATCTGTTCCGGTCTAAACCAATTACATCATTCCCTTGCTCAATATTTTCTATATGAGCGTAATAAATACCAGGGTCCATTTAACGCTCTGATGATTTACCGTCCGGGGGTGTCTCCGTTCTGGTCAAAGTAGATGTCCTCGCCGGAGACGCCCCTGAAGGAGGTCTTGAGAAGGTAGTCGAGAAGTTTGCTGCCGTCAATGGGGTCCATGGCCTCGCACAGCCCAGTCTGGCCCGGGCACATCTCCCGATGCATGTCGTGGAGACCGTGCGCCATGGCGTAGATGGCGTTGATGACAAAGCCCATTTTGCTGTCCTGGACGTAGTTTTCATGCAGGCTCTCGTTTCCTGTTTAAAGACGAGATGGAGCATTCAGATAGTTTGGgattgttttgaaataaaatatagtgGGGACGTGCCTCTGTGGTACAGATTTGGTATTGAGAAGAAATATGCCgtgaatatgcaaaaaaaacaaattgtggtTGTCTTTTGTGTCCCCATGCAAAATGATTTCAGTGTGATCAAATTGTGTCTTTTGTGTCCACGCATCAGTCAAACTTGAGTGCTCACAGAGTGAAGAAGTGTGTGAAATAATGTACTTACCACCTTGAAGGTCTAAAAATATAAACGAGAAAGTACATGAAGGTTTTGCTCCATGAAATCAATTTGAtaagatttgacaaaaataccaACATTTACCGTGGTCACCTTTTTggagcaagagagaaaaaaaaaacaggtttttttgggggggattggGTTGATACAAGAAGAACGCAAAATGGCTTCCACTCACCAGCGCAGACTTTCTTGTAGTTCTTGTTCTCCTGAGGATGTCCGGGCAGACGACACTGGAAGCGGTACTGCCAGAACTCGGCAAACCAAGGGTTCCTGGTGTTGGTGTCCAGACGGAGTTTCAGGTAGTAGTCGTCGAAGGTCGTGACCACGGCCGACTGCAGCTTCATGGTGATGCCTCCCTTGGCTTCCTGCTCGAAGCCTTCCACCACCTCGTCGCGGTCGGCCCACCCGTCGCTGCGTTGAGACAGAGCGAGATGTTGAGCCAGCACAAAAATGATTCTGTAAAACCCCATTTGGAAAAGTAAATGGAAGCAAACGATGAACCCTGTACCTCACTTCTGGCCCAATGTCAACTAGGATGAACACCAGCTGCAGCTCACATGTTGGATGGACGGATTgacatatggatggatggatgatgaatggatgatCTTAAGACAAAGGCacttttgttaaaaaataaaaagcatcagCACTTCAAGCACTGATAGCTGGAATATATCGCAGCAGGCGGTCGCTGGGCGTTTCCATGACAACAGCGAGGCTCTCTAAAACGCTGCAAGTATTCAAAGCACCCTCCTTGTAACCCCgtcccaatttttcttttatttaaaaaaaaaaaaaaaacacaactccaTCGGGATTACCTTGAATTGAAGAGCGGCAACTGTCAATTTAAAAATAGACAAGAGCGCGGCCGCCGGTGTGACTGTCGGCTTTCCAGTCCTGGAGCCAAACTAACAAGCTCGTTTGGACATGCGCTTAAGAAAAACAGAGGACACCGGTgaacaaaagacaaacaagcacTCTGAATTCTGCTCGTTCTTCCTCAGCCATGGTGGGACGCGGCCTTAATACGTACCTGCGCCGGCCGCTGACATCTGCACGCCAATTAGAGATGACTCACAGTGGAAGCAATTAtctctcacacaaacacacacacacgtgtgtgtgtgtgcgtatgtgtttaTATAGGTCAGACCTTGCTAGCCATAATTAGTGTCCATCAAAGGAGAGAAGAGACACAATCAAATGCGAGACGATACGAGCCAATTGATGGAGCGTGATTGGAGATTGCTTTTTTTAGGAGCACTGGAGAAACAGTGAGGGGAGAGGGGGAGCGAGTCTGCATTGCTCAAATAATTCACGAGGCACTGGAGACATGAATGTGTTCcctggcaaaaaaacaaaaaacatttcttcTCACTCTGCTCTCTGAGGATGGTTCTGAACTCTATGTGGCGCGGAAGCAGAAACTCATCACTTCTTTTTGGACCACCATGGGAGGGTGGAGGGGGGGCATCTATTGTGCGACAAAAACTAATTTTACCAAACCGCATTATCAAGGGGCCTTTACGATATAATATGGGTCGGAAATTCCTGAGGAGCAACTTTCTAACTCGATTGGAGCGAAGTACAATTTGCGAGTACCTTTGGCTAGTCTGAGAGTGAACATGATCCAGTCCGTTTACTGTCCCCACTTATCAATGCGATCGATGGGCTGGACTAGCGTGATAAATAAGCGTCGTCTCCACGGAGGCTTGGCGAGGGCGAATTGTGAAGCCATTAAGTGCGCTCAGAGACATTTACAATGACGCCGTAATGGCCCCTATCACTCTTTCCAAAGAAGGGAGCTTCTTGGATTTGAAGGTTCCCTATTGTGATCACAAGTGGAAGAAAAATCCTTCCATTCATGACACAGCTTCCCGGCTCTCGGTCTACTTTCAGTCGGCGTGCACGTTTGTATATTTATGAAGCCATGAATTAATTGACAGGAAAGAGATTTAATCACATGCACTCTATCCCCCTGGAGGACCAATAGGATGAGTTAGTTTAAAACGAGTATTTGGTGAGAAAGGGAGGGATGGGAGGGGGAGTCGTGGATGGCTctcctagctttaaaccctactttgaaaccctaaccctagtatgaaaccctggtttgaaaccctaacccaggggtgtccaaactttttgcaaggagggccagatttagtaacgtgaagtggcccgggtgccaatatttttttcaggggggggtgctaatgggacatCAAACGCTGCGtattcgcttctcttccctggggtgcagccatttctggggactcgcggtaaaagtttttcttcgcttgatttcatttgtatgGCGGGCTCTATCtactagtgttgaaactgagaaatgcaacagagttgagctcaagcttcttgtgcaggccatattcaattatgttttcagaatttgatgcgagccaataaaaactgttccgcgggccgtagtttggacacccctgccctaaccCTACCATACGTAAGAGTTAAAATAAAAGTTCAGGTAGTTAATggaaaaacctttttttaaatgtcaactGAGGATAGCGCTGGGGCAAAAATGTATTCGGGGCAAGGCCTTTAATTACATAAATGCTAATACAATTTGAGCTAAGGGCAAGTCTTTGCGCTTGAATTAATTTAGAAGTCTGCTTATAGGCCTCTGGACCTGCTGTTTTTGTTAGCAAAGGGGTATTTTGATTTGACATTTATTTGTGCTGCAGTTTGATGAAATGTAACAACCGCACGTGGCGCTATTTTAAAATGAGGCGTCGATGGCTCGAGAGGATGCTGGCGATGCCCTCACTGTCACGtgctggcgccacctgtgacaggaccacgccccccccctcccgtcagtggaatcgccgccacctgccacgggctcatggacagcgctatatcagcgccgccagcgcagacccgagtgtcagTCTGTCCCGTGATGCTGCTCACTCTTCTGCCCCTGGAAACTGACTTACTTGACGATTCGGAGATCCCGCAGAATCGCTTGTTCCCCCCAGCCAGATCGCCGCTCCAGCGCCAGCTGTTCCAATCGTACCCCTCCACAATAAAGTCTctgtcgctacgcacttggctgtactgtccgatcCCTTACACTCACTATTGTTAATTCAGCTAACCCTAACAATTCAGACAGCAGGATCATGTCAGCGCCGTACTTCCGAGCGGCTGCCATTGAGTCCttaagtttgtttttgtttcccacACATCAGCCATATTCTTGTGGCGCTGCTGACAGACTGAGTGACAGATCCGCAGCCAGACGAACCCACCAACCCTCTGTCATGAGCCTAAACAACATCGCCATGGCGACGGCGGCGCCAACACAGCTCAGAAAGCAGCTTTTATTCTAGTGTACACGAAATAAAAGAATGCTAAGAAAATAATGGTTATGGAACGGGAAGGCTAAAGAGGTACAACAAGaaaattccaagaaaaatggtTTGGAAAGTGATCTCATGTGCGCTCAAATTAGTGTTACATGTTAGCAGCTTATGCAAATGATAATAAGCGCCTCGGAGCGCGCATTAGAAGGGAGAGTGGCGACCACGCCGCCACTCAGAAGAACGAACCAGAGGGTCCCTCTGAGAGGGATGACGAGAAAAGACAACGAATGCTGATCGACTCTTTTGGAGGCCGAGCGGGGAGAGAAAAAGGTGTCTGGTGTTGCTTGCCAATGTGCTGAGATAATTGAGTAGGTGGCAAATGAATATTTAAGAATAGGAGGAAGGACTCCACATTAGCGAGCGCCAAACTACGTGGGATATTTGGTGTTAATCGTGcagttggaaaaagaaaaaaaaaaaacccaaaggaAAAACAGCACAGTACAAACTGCTAAATAAAAAGTTAAAGTATGCTAAAAACAGACAGTATGGTAAAACTGATTTTTGATA encodes:
- the LOC133146229 gene encoding metabotropic glutamate receptor 1-like, whose product is MKLQSAVVTTFDDYYLKLRLDTNTRNPWFAEFWQYRFQCRLPGHPQENKNYKKVCAGNESLHENYVQDSKMGFVINAIYAMAHGLHDMHREMCPGQTGLCEAMDPIDGSKLLDYLLKTSFRGVSGEDIYFDQNGDTPGRYDIMNLQNVEDGRYDYINVGSWHEGVLSIDDNKLWMNSSDMVRSVCSDPCSKGQIKVIRKGEVSCCWICTTCKENEIVLDEFTCKACDLGWWPADDLAGCQPLPLKYLDWADVESMVAVAFSCVGILITSFVTFIFIQYRDTPVVKSSSRELCYIILAGIFLGYICPFTLIARPTVASCYLQRLLVGLSSAMCYSALVTKTNRIARILAGSKKKICTRKPRFMSAWAQVVIAFMLISVQLTLEVTLIILEPPEPVKSYPSIREVYLICNTSNLGMVAPLGYNGLLIMSCTYYAFKTRNVPANFNEAKYIAFTMYTTCIIWLAFVPIYFGSNYKIITTSFSVSLSVTVALGCMFTPKMYIIIAKPERNVRSAFTTSDVVRMHVGDGKSAAACGTNSFFNIFRRKKAVSGNANSNGKSVSWSESGARHPPSGGNVWHRLSVHVRKQEAGLNQTAVIRPLTNTPDPHSCQPHTATAARDLGTDPRPPPREPPPSAPPGDDKHHPSHAPLVETHHSHAPVPPAGDSLIFTELPLATPLQEGAPLDERLDLLHDYMYDAKQEGAEGHKLALDDTPALSPPSPFRDSLCSEDSASGSPSIESILGGAHYTAQALRDFAHSSSTL